One Pseudodesulfovibrio cashew DNA window includes the following coding sequences:
- a CDS encoding class I SAM-dependent methyltransferase: protein MAAGKCIVCHERREKPLFNDMRDFEYGIESDQTGFVRCDSCGLIRLDPLPEAEALPTLYPAEYANIHAEENRLSNFLLETYFGLVHRYFKKRLPGKARILDVGCAAGHFIGYLQDREPEWSVEGIDLNRHACEMAASLGRTVHHGAFEDAALPEQQYDLIILSHLIEHVVNPAALLEKAGKLLADGGRLYIETPNVNCLDFRIFGKYWGGLHFPRHTFLFSPETVGTLLERQGFSLEEQGATLNMFGWALSLQNYLADRFDLRVVNGRIAAYPFMMLGLLPLTLIQKVFGNAAGMRILARKEKLA, encoded by the coding sequence GTGGCCGCTGGAAAGTGCATAGTTTGCCATGAAAGGCGGGAGAAGCCGCTTTTCAACGACATGCGGGACTTCGAGTACGGCATCGAGTCTGACCAGACGGGCTTTGTCCGTTGTGATTCCTGTGGCCTGATCCGCCTTGACCCCCTGCCGGAGGCCGAAGCTTTGCCGACCCTCTATCCCGCCGAGTATGCGAACATCCATGCGGAAGAGAACCGTTTGAGCAACTTCCTTCTCGAAACGTATTTCGGTCTGGTGCACCGCTATTTCAAGAAGCGCCTTCCCGGGAAGGCCCGCATTCTGGATGTGGGCTGCGCCGCCGGGCATTTCATCGGCTACCTTCAGGACCGTGAGCCTGAATGGAGCGTGGAAGGGATCGATTTGAATCGGCACGCCTGCGAGATGGCCGCTAGTCTCGGCCGGACGGTTCATCATGGTGCATTCGAGGACGCCGCGTTGCCTGAGCAACAGTACGACCTCATCATTCTCAGCCATCTGATCGAACACGTCGTCAATCCCGCCGCGCTGTTGGAAAAGGCGGGAAAACTGCTGGCGGACGGAGGCAGGCTGTATATCGAGACGCCCAATGTGAATTGTCTGGATTTTCGCATATTCGGCAAGTATTGGGGCGGGTTGCACTTCCCCCGGCACACATTTCTCTTTTCCCCGGAGACGGTCGGAACCCTCCTGGAGCGTCAGGGGTTCAGCCTTGAGGAGCAGGGAGCGACCCTGAACATGTTCGGCTGGGCTCTCAGCCTGCAGAATTACTTGGCGGATCGCTTTGACTTGCGGGTGGTCAATGGAAGAATCGCCGCATACCCCTTCATGATGCTTGGTCTGCTTCCGTTGACCCTCATCCAGAAGGTTTTCGGAAATGCCGCCGGCATGCGCATTCTCGCAAGGAAGGAGAAGCTGGCATGA
- a CDS encoding B12-binding domain-containing radical SAM protein: protein MKTLFLKPPLGGGSRNAVRDFIYGCWCNGRRIGGMQIPPINELYVITHAMNHGMACEFLDAQVEPERYAAVLESGLAGFGAVAIMSSTQSFKKDAALLAEFKRLRPSLKTILFGSHPTFMPNYCLSEPSVDYLVMREPEETMLELLRTIGDGLDCSGILGVAFRDESGEIRVNFQRPFMDMDELPIPDRSLLPAGIDYFNPVVKRMPYTTIQTSRGCPGKCIFCTAPEFYGKRIRNRSTDNVLAELHAIKALGFKEVLFRDETFTAYKKRNLEICARMVEEGLDLSWIANGRTDMVDEELLQAMKRAGCHMVKFGVETGSDDIMRAYKKGITVAQTREAFRLCHKVGLDTHAHLVVGGPGESRESIETTIKMVKEIDPSTASFGILTPYAGTELFNRVAAEHPEIRDGSDSNMENLHVSGFYSESVCGVPGETLSRWVLKCYRSFYLRPSYIWKRLRSIESLDELVMLAIAGSNILQFAIKGEK from the coding sequence ATGAAGACCCTATTCCTCAAACCTCCGCTGGGAGGCGGTTCCAGGAACGCTGTCCGCGATTTTATCTACGGATGCTGGTGCAACGGACGGCGTATCGGCGGGATGCAGATCCCGCCCATCAACGAGTTGTACGTCATCACCCACGCGATGAACCACGGCATGGCCTGCGAGTTTCTGGACGCGCAGGTGGAGCCGGAGCGATACGCCGCCGTGCTCGAGAGCGGTCTGGCCGGTTTCGGAGCCGTGGCGATCATGTCCTCCACGCAGTCATTCAAGAAGGATGCGGCCTTGCTGGCCGAGTTCAAGCGGCTCAGGCCGTCCTTGAAGACCATCCTCTTCGGGTCGCACCCCACGTTCATGCCCAACTACTGTCTCTCCGAGCCCTCTGTGGACTATCTGGTCATGCGGGAGCCGGAGGAGACCATGCTTGAGCTGCTGCGCACCATAGGGGACGGCTTGGACTGCTCCGGGATTTTGGGCGTGGCGTTTCGGGATGAGTCCGGTGAAATCCGCGTCAATTTCCAAAGGCCCTTCATGGACATGGATGAGTTGCCCATCCCCGACAGGAGCCTGCTGCCCGCCGGAATCGACTACTTCAATCCCGTGGTCAAGCGCATGCCGTACACCACCATTCAGACTTCCAGGGGATGCCCCGGAAAATGCATCTTCTGCACCGCTCCCGAGTTTTACGGCAAGCGCATCAGGAACCGGTCCACGGACAACGTCCTGGCCGAGCTGCACGCCATCAAGGCGCTCGGTTTCAAAGAGGTCCTGTTCAGGGACGAGACTTTTACGGCGTACAAGAAGCGGAACCTGGAGATTTGCGCCCGGATGGTGGAGGAAGGGCTTGACCTTTCCTGGATTGCCAACGGGCGTACGGACATGGTCGACGAGGAATTGCTCCAGGCCATGAAACGGGCCGGGTGCCACATGGTCAAGTTCGGCGTGGAGACCGGCAGCGACGACATCATGCGCGCCTACAAGAAGGGCATCACCGTGGCCCAGACCCGGGAGGCCTTCCGTCTTTGTCACAAGGTCGGATTGGACACTCACGCCCATCTGGTCGTGGGGGGGCCGGGCGAGAGTCGGGAGAGCATCGAGACGACCATCAAGATGGTCAAGGAGATCGATCCCTCCACTGCGAGCTTCGGCATCCTTACGCCGTACGCCGGGACAGAGCTGTTCAACCGGGTCGCCGCTGAGCACCCGGAAATACGGGACGGATCCGACTCCAACATGGAAAACCTGCACGTCTCCGGTTTCTATTCCGAAAGCGTGTGCGGCGTGCCGGGCGAAACCCTGTCGCGCTGGGTGCTCAAGTGCTACAGGAGCTTCTACCTCCGTCCGTCATACATCTGGAAGCGGTTGCGCAGCATCGAGAGCCTGGACGAACTGGTCATGCTCGCCATTGCCGGTTCCAATATCCTGCAATTCGCGATCAAGGGGGAAAAATGA